A genomic window from Gymnodinialimonas ceratoperidinii includes:
- a CDS encoding glycosyltransferase yields the protein MTGASPVPFDRRESGLLTTQAQRNNWRNWLRQARAETEEGDEDGLLFLLRHPRAAALREGFALGAYLAQNLDVAGAVYDPVEALFHYLEFGIPEGRNGMPVAWDRSFVAQATGHRLPEHLAPPQAAAELIARGVSPLKLALREQDHWLILGLHGPALANIFHHETYFAAVEAAGMDLPPPDRLSCIHHYARNGLDSGLPAHPDHRFDADFYASSLAERGISEAACPRHWARFGLHKKIHANARAQALASYGLRLPAGITAASAGEVSRLVEDPMRAIRELDLTRTANRSFAIDLARLQRRRGALASAEKLLMRVLHHSPDDPRARLALAALIRGTRQTPREIALRLVIPADFDGGENRLTLAELCAEKGDHDAALCHASALPTEAHGNVALCKRRRTLARKVFDDLFRNLNRHLERYAVDEVQDLLTRALELYAPTPEIVPRAGQIERVAILANDDLYQCKLYRADQKAEQLRTQGVQVTTFLQSADVVRLHHQLAQFDAVIFQRTPALPEIADLMIEAAKQGLATFFDVDDLIFDASHFPLPLATYAGKVTDRAHRIMACGVPLFAASARLCGYGIASTDPLRALLAPLTISGTAFTHRNALGAAHECAIARATRRRSGRLVIFASSGTKAHKTEFRDVLEPALAQIIAAYRDRVEVRLMGDFPELTHLSPDEVTLLPPIWDFESYAEELAQADIALSVLARSVAADTKSEIKWLEPAMFGIPAVVSASPVMDSVIDNGVTGITAPDSDAFVAALRHLIEDAGARLAIGQAARAKVLRDYALPTMGARLLANMQAARSAQKPKLLIVNVFYPPQSIGGATRVVADNVTHLLTHHSDAFEVDVLTTLDGADTPHEVHTTSHSGARIWSIANDPDLSEQNMRDPVMDARIDELLDRIAPDIVHIHCVQRLGVGIIDACRKRGIPYVLTLHDGWWVSPHQFITGPDGAPELYDFTAPTLPQRARSARRCIEDASAALAVSEPFAELHRKAGLTNVVAMPNGVSTLPERRRQSPPKGRVRLGLIGGASRHKGYDILRAALTSRPFANLDLIVADHALPPGAEAREVWNTTPVVRIPRQPQDKVGALYGRFDVLLAPSIWPESFGLVTREALALGLWVMASDRGAIGSEITEGRNGHIVPVDDHRALAEVLCRIDADPSRYTAPPGVRARLRSAADQGEELVALYKDILSRRA from the coding sequence ATGACGGGAGCCAGCCCGGTGCCCTTCGATCGGCGGGAAAGCGGCCTGCTGACCACGCAAGCCCAGCGGAACAACTGGCGCAACTGGCTGAGACAGGCCCGCGCAGAGACCGAGGAGGGTGACGAGGATGGCCTGCTATTCCTCCTGCGCCATCCCCGCGCCGCTGCGCTTCGGGAAGGCTTCGCCCTCGGCGCTTATCTGGCGCAAAACCTCGATGTGGCCGGCGCGGTCTATGACCCGGTAGAGGCGCTTTTCCACTACCTCGAATTCGGCATCCCGGAAGGGCGGAACGGAATGCCCGTCGCGTGGGACCGGAGTTTCGTTGCGCAGGCCACGGGCCACCGTCTGCCGGAGCATCTCGCCCCGCCTCAAGCTGCCGCCGAATTGATCGCGCGGGGCGTGTCGCCGTTGAAACTCGCCCTGCGCGAGCAGGATCACTGGCTGATCCTCGGCCTGCACGGCCCCGCCTTGGCGAACATCTTCCATCACGAGACGTATTTCGCCGCCGTCGAAGCCGCGGGAATGGACCTTCCCCCTCCGGACCGCCTTTCCTGCATCCATCACTACGCCCGCAATGGGCTCGACTCTGGCCTGCCCGCGCATCCGGATCACCGTTTCGACGCGGACTTCTACGCCTCCTCTCTTGCCGAGCGCGGGATCAGCGAGGCGGCCTGCCCTCGCCACTGGGCGCGTTTCGGGTTGCACAAGAAGATCCACGCCAACGCCCGGGCTCAGGCTCTTGCCAGCTATGGGCTGCGCCTGCCCGCCGGGATCACCGCAGCCTCGGCGGGAGAGGTGTCCCGCCTCGTGGAAGACCCGATGAGGGCGATCCGCGAGTTGGACCTGACCCGTACAGCAAACCGCAGCTTCGCAATCGATCTGGCTCGTCTGCAACGGCGGCGCGGCGCTTTGGCGAGTGCCGAGAAGCTGCTGATGCGCGTGCTCCACCACAGCCCCGATGATCCGCGCGCCCGTCTGGCGCTTGCGGCGCTTATCCGGGGCACCCGTCAGACCCCGCGCGAGATTGCCCTGCGCCTAGTCATCCCGGCCGATTTCGACGGCGGCGAGAACCGTCTGACCCTTGCCGAGCTCTGCGCCGAGAAGGGTGACCACGACGCCGCCCTTTGCCACGCCAGCGCCTTGCCGACCGAGGCGCACGGCAATGTCGCGCTCTGCAAGCGCCGACGCACCCTCGCGCGCAAGGTCTTCGACGATCTCTTCAGGAACCTGAACCGGCATCTCGAGCGCTACGCCGTGGACGAGGTGCAAGATCTCCTCACCCGCGCGCTTGAGCTCTACGCGCCCACGCCGGAAATCGTACCCCGTGCCGGGCAGATCGAGCGCGTCGCGATCCTCGCAAATGATGACCTCTACCAATGCAAACTCTACCGGGCCGACCAGAAGGCCGAGCAGCTGCGCACTCAAGGGGTGCAGGTCACGACCTTCCTGCAAAGCGCCGACGTCGTGCGGCTTCACCATCAACTCGCGCAGTTCGACGCGGTCATCTTCCAGCGCACCCCCGCCTTGCCCGAGATCGCCGACCTCATGATCGAGGCCGCCAAGCAAGGCCTCGCCACCTTTTTCGACGTTGATGACCTCATCTTCGACGCCTCGCACTTCCCGCTGCCCCTCGCGACCTATGCGGGCAAGGTCACGGATCGGGCGCACCGGATCATGGCCTGCGGCGTGCCCCTGTTCGCCGCCAGCGCGCGGCTCTGCGGCTACGGCATTGCCTCGACGGACCCGCTCCGCGCCTTGCTGGCGCCCCTCACGATCTCGGGCACCGCCTTCACCCATCGCAACGCACTCGGCGCGGCCCACGAATGCGCCATTGCCCGTGCCACCCGTCGCAGGAGCGGCCGGCTGGTGATTTTCGCAAGCTCCGGCACCAAGGCGCACAAGACTGAGTTTCGCGACGTGCTGGAGCCCGCTCTCGCTCAGATCATCGCCGCGTACCGCGACCGTGTGGAGGTGCGGCTGATGGGCGATTTTCCGGAACTGACACATCTCTCCCCGGATGAGGTGACGCTGTTGCCTCCGATCTGGGATTTCGAATCCTACGCCGAAGAATTGGCGCAGGCTGACATCGCGCTCTCCGTCCTCGCCCGCTCGGTCGCGGCGGACACCAAGTCCGAGATCAAGTGGCTGGAACCCGCGATGTTCGGCATCCCGGCGGTGGTCAGCGCCTCTCCGGTTATGGACAGCGTGATCGACAACGGCGTGACAGGGATCACCGCGCCCGACAGCGATGCCTTTGTCGCGGCCCTGCGCCACCTGATCGAGGATGCCGGCGCGCGCCTCGCCATCGGTCAGGCGGCAAGGGCGAAGGTGTTGCGCGACTATGCCCTGCCCACGATGGGCGCACGATTGCTCGCGAACATGCAAGCCGCACGCTCTGCGCAAAAACCGAAGCTGTTGATTGTCAACGTTTTCTATCCGCCCCAATCCATCGGGGGCGCCACGAGGGTCGTCGCCGACAACGTGACCCATCTGCTGACGCATCACTCGGACGCGTTCGAAGTTGATGTCCTCACCACCTTGGACGGCGCAGACACGCCCCACGAGGTTCACACCACGAGCCATTCCGGCGCGCGTATCTGGTCGATTGCCAACGACCCAGACCTGTCCGAACAGAACATGCGGGATCCCGTGATGGACGCCCGCATCGACGAACTGCTGGATCGCATCGCGCCCGATATCGTCCACATACACTGCGTGCAGCGCCTCGGCGTCGGGATCATCGACGCCTGCCGCAAACGCGGCATTCCCTATGTGCTGACGCTCCATGACGGCTGGTGGGTGTCGCCGCACCAGTTCATCACCGGGCCTGACGGCGCGCCGGAGCTATATGATTTCACCGCCCCGACCCTGCCACAACGCGCCCGGAGCGCGCGCCGGTGCATAGAGGACGCAAGCGCCGCCCTCGCGGTGTCTGAGCCTTTCGCCGAGCTTCATCGGAAGGCCGGTTTGACCAATGTCGTAGCCATGCCCAATGGCGTCTCGACCCTGCCGGAGCGGCGGCGTCAGAGCCCCCCCAAGGGGCGCGTGCGGCTTGGCCTGATCGGCGGCGCATCCCGGCACAAGGGCTACGATATCCTGCGCGCGGCTCTCACCTCCCGGCCCTTCGCCAACCTCGACCTGATCGTCGCGGACCACGCGCTTCCGCCCGGCGCGGAAGCCCGCGAGGTCTGGAACACGACCCCCGTTGTGCGCATCCCGCGTCAGCCTCAGGACAAGGTCGGCGCGCTCTATGGCCGGTTCGATGTGCTTCTCGCGCCGTCGATCTGGCCCGAAAGCTTCGGGTTGGTCACCCGCGAAGCGCTGGCGCTCGGCCTTTGGGTCATGGCCTCGGATCGCGGCGCCATCGGCAGCGAGATCACCGAGGGGCGCAACGGCCACATCGTTCCGGTCGATGACCACCGCGCCCTGGCCGAAGTGCTGTGCCGGATCGACGCTGACCCCTCCCGCTACACCGCGCCGCCTGGCGTCCGTGCACGCCTGCGCAGCGCCGCCGATCAGGGTGAAGAGCTGGTGGCCCTTTACAAGGACATCCTGTCGCGCCGTGCCTAG
- a CDS encoding calcium-binding protein — MAQMVINGQFQTGVSALDIGIADLMVVEQNGLSVLYASSGRNGGVSAFALDGAGSVSLRDTALYDPAWAEAALAELSLMEVNGALCIAVAGSGAEQLHLYDVNADGSLGSALQMSGVNSSMTQLLEVTQTDQQTLYMADAGGGSIHAYTIGGNGALSQAMQVSDTSTSYAAEVTAIGSANVMGNDYVISVSQSERGVSAYRLDGNSLVNTGNAGVNEGLGVMTPTDMEMVETGGRSFVVLASAPSDGQGQSGAITVMEVAQDGSLVATDHVIDTADTHFGNVQTLEVVETGGRHYVIAGGGDDGVTLFVMLPHGRLQLLGTLSGDAGLQNISSIAAAVESDSLHIFVASEMQGGVTEITLDVADQGMMVAVSHGGGSLAGGALDDVLIGGAGADSLTGGAGDDVLEDGLGVDTLHGGNGADIFVMRSDFTHDVIEDFQAGVDRIDLSAWPMLYDAAQIGYTATAQGAVLDWRGETLEVFSRSGQTLSFTQVHAAILKTADRVPDFSLYGGNSGDDAIAGTAINDAVDAGDGADTVTGLSGDDYVNAGRGNDVVSGDGGRDTLSLGDGSDYVEGGDGDDLIYGGSGRDEIWGGNQADTIHGGAGVDTIRGQQGEDLIYGGNERDIILGDNSDDTLYGEHGNDVVRGGNGDDLVVGGDGSDRLFGANHEDTIYGGAGDDLVRAGYQADFVDGGAGNDSLVGGGGFDTLIGGAGNDTMEGNFNADRFHFDDGHGDDVILDFDAGNDAEKLVFTELATMNSYADVLTASVQKGADVLIDTGGGSSILLQDVSLLDLDVQDFLF, encoded by the coding sequence ATGGCGCAGATGGTCATCAACGGGCAGTTTCAAACGGGCGTCTCCGCGCTGGACATCGGCATCGCCGACCTGATGGTGGTCGAGCAGAACGGCCTGTCCGTGCTCTATGCAAGCTCGGGTCGGAATGGCGGCGTATCGGCCTTTGCCTTGGACGGGGCTGGCTCTGTCAGCCTTCGGGATACGGCGCTTTATGACCCGGCATGGGCGGAGGCGGCGCTGGCCGAGTTGTCGTTGATGGAGGTCAACGGCGCGCTGTGCATCGCGGTGGCGGGCTCGGGCGCGGAGCAATTGCACCTCTACGACGTGAACGCGGACGGCAGCTTGGGGAGCGCGCTGCAGATGTCGGGCGTGAACTCTTCAATGACGCAGTTGCTGGAGGTCACGCAGACCGACCAGCAGACCCTCTACATGGCGGACGCGGGCGGCGGCTCGATCCACGCTTACACCATCGGCGGCAACGGCGCGCTGTCACAAGCGATGCAGGTGAGCGACACCAGCACATCCTACGCCGCCGAGGTGACGGCCATTGGCTCGGCCAATGTCATGGGCAACGACTACGTCATCAGCGTCAGCCAGTCCGAGAGGGGGGTATCCGCCTACAGGCTCGACGGGAACAGCTTGGTCAACACCGGCAACGCCGGGGTGAACGAGGGTCTGGGCGTGATGACGCCAACGGACATGGAGATGGTCGAGACGGGCGGGCGCAGCTTCGTTGTTCTGGCCTCGGCGCCCTCCGACGGGCAGGGGCAATCCGGCGCAATCACCGTGATGGAAGTGGCGCAAGACGGCAGCCTTGTGGCCACGGACCACGTGATCGACACGGCGGATACGCATTTTGGCAATGTGCAGACCCTCGAGGTCGTGGAGACCGGCGGCCGCCACTACGTCATCGCGGGCGGTGGCGATGATGGCGTGACGCTTTTCGTGATGCTGCCGCACGGTCGGTTGCAGCTTCTGGGCACGCTGTCGGGGGATGCGGGGTTGCAGAACATCTCGTCCATCGCCGCCGCCGTCGAGAGCGACAGCCTGCATATCTTCGTGGCCTCCGAGATGCAGGGCGGGGTGACCGAGATCACGCTGGACGTTGCGGATCAGGGGATGATGGTCGCGGTGAGCCATGGTGGCGGCAGCCTCGCGGGCGGCGCGCTCGACGATGTGCTGATCGGCGGCGCGGGGGCGGACAGCCTGACCGGCGGTGCCGGCGATGACGTGCTGGAGGATGGCCTCGGCGTCGATACGCTGCACGGGGGCAATGGTGCGGATATCTTCGTGATGCGGTCTGATTTCACCCACGACGTGATCGAGGATTTTCAGGCCGGTGTGGACCGGATCGACCTCTCAGCCTGGCCGATGCTCTACGATGCGGCGCAGATCGGCTATACGGCGACGGCGCAGGGCGCGGTTCTCGATTGGCGCGGCGAGACGTTGGAGGTGTTCTCGCGCAGTGGTCAGACGCTGAGCTTCACGCAGGTTCACGCCGCGATCCTGAAGACAGCCGACCGGGTGCCGGATTTCTCGCTCTATGGCGGCAACAGCGGTGACGATGCCATCGCAGGCACAGCGATCAACGACGCGGTGGATGCCGGCGACGGGGCGGATACGGTCACCGGCCTGTCCGGCGACGATTACGTCAACGCCGGGCGTGGCAACGATGTGGTCAGCGGTGACGGGGGCCGCGATACGCTGTCGCTCGGGGACGGCAGCGACTACGTCGAGGGCGGTGACGGCGACGATCTGATCTACGGCGGCAGCGGTCGCGACGAGATCTGGGGCGGCAATCAGGCGGACACGATCCACGGCGGCGCGGGCGTCGATACGATCCGGGGGCAGCAGGGCGAAGACCTGATCTACGGCGGCAACGAACGCGACATCATCCTGGGCGATAACAGCGATGACACCCTTTATGGAGAGCACGGCAACGACGTGGTACGCGGCGGCAATGGCGACGATTTGGTCGTGGGGGGCGACGGGAGCGATCGCCTGTTCGGGGCCAACCACGAGGACACGATTTACGGCGGCGCGGGCGATGATCTGGTGCGCGCCGGATACCAGGCGGATTTTGTCGATGGCGGTGCGGGCAATGACTCGCTCGTGGGTGGCGGCGGGTTTGATACGCTTATCGGCGGCGCGGGGAACGACACGATGGAGGGCAACTTCAACGCCGACAGGTTCCATTTCGACGATGGCCACGGCGACGATGTGATCCTCGACTTCGATGCCGGGAATGATGCCGAGAAGCTGGTGTTCACGGAGCTTGCGACGATGAACAGCTATGCTGATGTGCTGACGGCGTCCGTTCAGAAGGGGGCGGATGTTCTGATCGACACCGGGGGAGGAAGCTCGATCCTGTTGCAGGACGTCTCCCTGCTCGACCTCGACGTGCAGGATTTCCTGTTCTAG
- a CDS encoding ABC transporter ATP-binding protein, with product MIRFENLTKSFRVAGQRRVVIDNLNLTLPTGRSLALLGRNGAGKSTLMQIIAGNMKPDHGRVVSDGTISWPVGFAGSFHPELTGAQNTRFIARVYGVDTRELTDFVRGFAELGAHFNMPVRTYSSGMRSRLTFGLSMGIEFDTYLVDEVTAAGDAGFREKSKAMFAARMERSGAIMVNHNLGELREYCDAALVLERGRMRYFDDLDEAIALHKASMSA from the coding sequence ATGATACGGTTCGAGAACCTGACAAAGAGCTTTCGCGTCGCGGGTCAAAGGCGTGTCGTGATCGACAATTTGAACCTGACGCTCCCGACGGGTCGGTCCCTCGCGCTGCTCGGCCGCAATGGCGCCGGGAAGTCGACGCTGATGCAGATCATCGCCGGCAACATGAAGCCTGACCACGGCCGGGTGGTGTCGGACGGCACGATCTCCTGGCCGGTGGGCTTTGCGGGCTCGTTTCACCCGGAGCTGACCGGCGCGCAGAACACCCGCTTCATCGCGCGGGTCTACGGCGTCGACACCCGAGAGCTAACGGATTTCGTGCGCGGCTTCGCGGAATTGGGGGCGCATTTCAACATGCCGGTGCGCACCTATTCGTCGGGCATGCGGTCGCGTCTGACCTTTGGCCTGTCGATGGGGATCGAGTTTGACACCTACCTCGTCGATGAAGTCACCGCCGCCGGTGACGCGGGATTCCGCGAGAAGTCGAAAGCTATGTTCGCGGCCCGGATGGAGCGGTCCGGCGCGATCATGGTGAATCACAACCTCGGTGAACTGCGCGAGTATTGCGATGCCGCGCTGGTGCTGGAGCGGGGCCGAATGCGCTATTTCGATGATCTGGATGAGGCGATCGCCCTGCACAAGGCAAGCATGAGCGCCTGA
- a CDS encoding sugar transporter, whose protein sequence is MIQAAITLDPPRRAERRLRVNTVPAGRARMRRRHWGLVLSFALLVLAPLGAVGFYLYRVAVDQYASTTGFTVRQNESGAATDMLGGLAAFTTGGGGQADADILYEYIVSQELVQRLDERLDLVRHYGARYRDDPVFSLDPRATIEGLLDYWQQVVRISYSQSSGLLELRVLAFDPEMSQAIGRAIIEESQNLVNALNSTAREDAMRFAEQDLQDALTRLRTAREALTRFRTRTQIVDPESDLQGRMGVLNTLQQQLAEALVENDLLSENTGNPNDPRLRQSTQRIDVIRARIATERQNFTEADAQVGGEDYPTLIAEYEGLVVDREFAEESYRAALTALDLARVNATRQSRYLAVFIQPTYPEMAEFPRREVILSLATLFLLLGWAILALIYYSIRDRQ, encoded by the coding sequence TTGATACAGGCGGCCATCACCCTCGATCCCCCAAGACGCGCCGAGCGGCGGCTGCGGGTCAACACGGTGCCGGCCGGTCGCGCGCGGATGCGGCGGCGTCACTGGGGGCTTGTGCTCTCCTTCGCCCTGCTGGTGCTCGCGCCACTGGGGGCGGTGGGGTTCTACCTCTACAGGGTGGCGGTGGATCAATACGCCTCCACCACCGGATTCACGGTTCGGCAGAACGAATCCGGTGCCGCGACGGACATGCTCGGCGGGCTCGCGGCTTTCACCACCGGCGGCGGCGGGCAGGCGGATGCAGACATCCTGTATGAATATATCGTCAGCCAGGAGCTGGTGCAGCGGCTCGACGAGAGGCTCGATCTCGTGAGGCATTATGGGGCGCGCTACCGCGACGACCCGGTCTTTTCGCTCGACCCGAGGGCCACGATCGAGGGGTTGCTCGACTATTGGCAGCAGGTCGTGCGGATCAGTTACAGCCAATCTTCGGGCCTGCTGGAACTGCGCGTTCTGGCATTTGATCCGGAGATGTCCCAAGCCATCGGGCGGGCGATCATCGAGGAAAGCCAGAACCTTGTGAACGCGCTCAACAGCACCGCGCGAGAGGATGCCATGCGGTTCGCCGAGCAGGATCTGCAGGACGCCCTGACACGGCTGCGGACGGCGCGGGAGGCCCTGACGCGTTTTCGAACCCGCACCCAGATCGTCGACCCCGAAAGCGACCTGCAAGGCCGGATGGGGGTGCTCAACACCCTGCAACAGCAACTTGCGGAAGCCTTGGTCGAGAATGACCTTCTGTCCGAGAATACCGGCAACCCGAACGATCCGCGCCTGCGCCAATCCACGCAGCGCATCGACGTGATCCGCGCGCGCATCGCGACGGAGCGGCAGAATTTCACCGAGGCGGACGCGCAGGTGGGGGGAGAGGATTATCCAACCCTGATCGCGGAATACGAGGGGCTCGTCGTCGACCGGGAATTCGCGGAAGAAAGCTATCGCGCGGCGCTCACCGCACTTGATCTGGCCCGCGTCAACGCCACCCGCCAGAGCCGATACCTGGCGGTTTTCATACAACCGACCTACCCGGAAATGGCGGAGTTTCCGAGGCGAGAGGTCATCCTGAGCCTCGCGACGCTGTTCCTCCTGCTCGGATGGGCGATCCTCGCGCTGATCTATTATTCGATCCGCGACCGGCAGTAG
- a CDS encoding ABC transporter permease — translation MSSLVVSDTLSPPNTHTPSAVGRARSRATSLASLRAIVALMLREMSTRYGRSPGGYVWAFVEPVGALLVMSFVFSLLIRSPSLGNSFLLFYTTGYLPFLLYSLTLTSVMHALNFSRPLLLYPAVNWIDAILARFILNTLTSVAITSIVLVGILEFTDTTAVLAVGHMVSSLALAALLGLGHGTLNCALCGLFPVYVQFWSIASRPLLIAAGVFFLYEDLPANLQNVLDWTPWIHVTAMFRQGVYPTYAPDFISLPLLMAWALVPLMFGLLLLRRHRQRILMQ, via the coding sequence ATGAGTAGCCTCGTGGTTTCCGACACGCTCTCGCCACCCAATACGCACACCCCATCAGCCGTGGGCCGCGCACGATCGCGCGCCACCAGCCTCGCGTCGCTCCGCGCCATCGTGGCGCTCATGCTGCGTGAGATGTCGACGCGCTATGGCCGGTCTCCCGGGGGCTATGTCTGGGCGTTCGTCGAACCGGTCGGCGCGCTGCTGGTCATGTCCTTCGTGTTCTCGCTGCTGATCCGCAGCCCCTCCTTGGGCAATTCATTCCTGCTGTTCTACACCACCGGCTACCTGCCGTTCCTGCTCTACAGCCTGACCCTGACCTCGGTGATGCATGCGCTGAATTTCTCGCGGCCGCTGCTGCTGTACCCGGCCGTCAACTGGATCGACGCGATCCTCGCGCGGTTCATCCTCAACACGCTGACCAGCGTGGCGATCACCAGCATCGTGCTTGTCGGCATTCTGGAGTTCACGGACACGACCGCCGTTCTGGCGGTGGGGCACATGGTGTCCTCCCTCGCGCTGGCCGCCCTGCTCGGGCTCGGGCACGGCACGCTCAACTGCGCACTCTGCGGCCTGTTTCCCGTCTATGTGCAATTCTGGAGCATCGCGTCACGACCGCTCCTGATCGCGGCAGGCGTCTTCTTTCTTTACGAGGATTTGCCGGCGAACCTGCAGAATGTGCTGGACTGGACCCCGTGGATCCACGTCACCGCGATGTTCCGGCAAGGGGTCTATCCCACCTACGCGCCGGATTTCATCTCACTGCCACTCCTGATGGCATGGGCGCTCGTGCCGCTGATGTTCGGGCTGCTGCTACTCCGCCGCCACCGCCAACGGATCCTGATGCAGTAG
- the rlmH gene encoding 23S rRNA (pseudouridine(1915)-N(3))-methyltransferase RlmH, with amino-acid sequence MKVHLCVVGRLKGGPEKTLIDDYLRRFDKTGRGLGLSLGQVVEVEDRKGGGMAAEAELIRARLPGAAFWVMDERGEVMTSPAFADRLGAQRDRGIGDLALVIGGADGIDPLLRAEAGLAISFGKMVWPHMLARVMLCEQLYRAASILAGSPYHRV; translated from the coding sequence CTGAAGGTCCATCTGTGCGTCGTGGGCCGCCTCAAGGGCGGGCCCGAGAAGACTCTGATCGACGATTACCTGCGAAGATTCGACAAGACGGGCCGGGGCCTCGGGCTTTCGCTCGGGCAGGTGGTTGAGGTCGAGGATCGGAAGGGCGGCGGCATGGCGGCGGAGGCGGAGTTGATCCGCGCGCGGCTGCCCGGCGCGGCCTTCTGGGTGATGGATGAGAGGGGAGAGGTCATGACCTCTCCGGCCTTTGCCGATCGGTTGGGCGCGCAGCGCGACCGCGGGATCGGCGATCTGGCACTGGTGATCGGCGGCGCGGATGGGATCGACCCATTGTTGCGGGCGGAGGCCGGGTTGGCCATATCCTTTGGCAAGATGGTCTGGCCGCATATGCTGGCGCGGGTGATGCTGTGCGAGCAATTGTACCGCGCGGCTTCCATCCTTGCCGGAAGCCCGTATCACCGCGTTTGA
- the rsfS gene encoding ribosome silencing factor yields the protein MEDRVLTGLHQAGAQTSAATAQTSTTGARKKTAYSSEELLERILKSLDDDKAEDVVQIDLRGKSSIGDYMVVASGRSTRQVSAMAEKLVDKLKQDFGLYAKIEGKDTGDWVLIDTADVVVHIFRPEVREFYQLEKMWQPDAPEAAASSGSEG from the coding sequence ATGGAGGATAGAGTCCTGACCGGACTTCACCAAGCAGGGGCCCAGACCTCTGCCGCCACAGCGCAGACCAGCACCACTGGCGCGCGGAAAAAAACCGCTTACAGCAGCGAAGAGCTGTTGGAGCGCATTTTGAAATCCCTTGATGACGACAAAGCCGAAGATGTCGTGCAGATCGATCTGCGCGGAAAATCTTCGATTGGCGATTACATGGTCGTGGCTTCTGGCCGCTCGACCCGTCAGGTCTCGGCCATGGCGGAAAAGTTGGTCGACAAGCTGAAGCAGGACTTTGGCCTGTATGCGAAGATCGAAGGCAAGGACACCGGCGACTGGGTCTTGATCGACACGGCCGACGTCGTCGTGCACATCTTCCGCCCGGAAGTGCGCGAGTTCTACCAACTCGAGAAGATGTGGCAGCCCGATGCGCCCGAAGCTGCGGCTTCGTCAGGGTCGGAAGGCTGA